A window of Torulaspora globosa chromosome 8, complete sequence contains these coding sequences:
- the PLC1 gene encoding phosphatidylinositol phospholipase C (ancestral locus Anc_6.3): MVLVGNSSRVSLGELGKGNHEETDSKRNLQLGTFRLSNSSGTIVTRNIKAIFKRSGFINSPRESSITDHAGPMTYAHSYNDAVSYFISMNAEPSLKDSLASMRNGLCLRRINRRKQVMYIFKLENDEAITWRDGAKRLELDSIKDIRTGNMASNYREEYGVSSKVSDFWVTIIYTVCNKLKALHVVAENEHDFSLFFNCVCGLVKSRRELMESISVPDNEKFANFHWHRTVSDRKEDETKDTLTFEDVKRLCNKFHIYCSSNHLLKFFVIADVNHNGLLNFQEFQTFVKLLKERPEVRKIWNTVTKGTKGMDFEMFYRFLSDVQRENISREKAYQIFAQFRKPKHSLLYEEDFVKFLGGQPYVRGIEEDYTKPLNHYFIASSHNTYLLGKQVGETPSVEGYVHVLQQGCRCIEIDIWDDDMGPVVCHGFLTAAIPLINVVEIIKKYAFITSPFPLIISLEINCNKENQIIANSIFQNCFGSLLYYPSEPMAALPSPMELRHKIILKGKKTIITLPPGNGGSLSNTESTSSYSSSHDSETESTTKGKENQSSSSIQRMKRIKKKNVVVTRELLATCGLHGLKFRNFSLPDSKTPAHCFSFDEKAFDSMQKDKTLELSIDKHNRRFLMRVYPHALRYKSSNFNPIKFWKLGVQMVAANWQTNDLGQQINLAMFQLYNRKHGVLRSGYVLKPARLLPTVSKVLSIPQIYKQMQTDPIKLELKILSAQLLPKPTEIKNSKEGSFAPYVTVELISDEELSSPLTVKSGTKYSATVACTENCKENGFNPVWDMTVHATFKSLDFAFVKFTVKTGELQLATSCFRLQLLRSGYRSIPLYNSEGELYIFSTLFIYTRLD, encoded by the coding sequence ATGGTTTTAGTGGGAAACAGTTCGAGGGTCTCTCTTGGAGAGCTCGGTAAGGGAAATCATGAGGAAACAGATTCAAAGCGCAACCTGCAACTGGGTACCTTCCGTCTGTCAAACTCTTCTGGCACCATTGTAACGAGAAACATTAAGGCtattttcaagagatcAGGTTTTATCAACTCACCTAGAGAGTCATCCATCACAGATCACGCTGGACCCATGACATATGCACATTCCTATAACGATGCAGTAAGTTATTTCATTTCGATGAACGCTGAACCAAGTCTAAAGGATTCCCTGGCCTCTATGAGGAACGGCTTGTGCCTGAGGAGAATTAATAGGAGGAAGCAAGTGATGTATATATTCAAGTTGGAGAATGACGAGGCGATTACGTGGAGAGATGGGGCTAAGAGATTAGAGCTGGACTCTATCAAAGACATACGTACGGGCAATATGGCCAGCAATTATCGAGAAGAATATGGGGTCTCGAGTAAAGTGTCCGATTTTTGGGTCACAATCATATATACTGTATGCAACAAGCTGAAGGCTTTGCATGTGGTGGCTGAAAACGAGCATGATTTTTCGCTGTTCTTTAACTGCGTCTGCGGATTGGTGAAATCAAGGAGAGAATTGATGGAAAGCATATCGGTGCCTGATAATGAAAAGTTTGCTAACTTTCATTGGCATCGAACGGTCTCTGATAGAAAGGAGGACGAAACTAAGGATACGCTTacatttgaagatgtcaAGAGACTTTGCAATAAGTTTCACATCTACTGCTCGTCCAACCATCTGCTTAAATTCTTTGTGATCGCTGATGTCAATCACAACGGACTTTTGAACTTTCAAGAGTTTCAGACCTTTGTTAAACTGCTCAAGGAACGGCCAGAAGTGCGGAAAATCTGGAACACAGTTACGAAAGGAACCAAGGGGATGGATTTTGAGATGTTCTACCGCTTCTTAAGTGATGTTCAAAGGGAGAACATATCCAGAGAGAAAGCGTACCAAATTTTTGCCCAGTTtagaaagccaaagcatTCCTTACTTTATGAAGAGGATTTTGTTAAGTTTTTGGGAGGGCAGCCGTATGTCAGAGGTATCGAGGAAGACTACACTAAACCGCTTAATCATTATTTCATAGCATCATCACACAATACTTACCTGCTGGGAAAACAGGTGGGGGAGACGCCGTCGGTTGAAGGATACGTCCATGTTTTACAGCAAGGATGCAGGTGCATTGAAATCGACATTTGGGATGATGACATGGGCCCAGTCGTGTGTCATGGTTTTCTGACAGCTGCGATTCCTCTGATCAACGTCGTGGAAATAATTAAAAAATACGCATTCATCACATCACCATTTCCTTTGATAATATCCCTAGAAATCAATTGTAACAAGGAAAATCAAATCATTGCCAATTCAATCTTCCAGAACTGCTTTGGTTCACTTTTGTACTATCCAAGCGAGCCAATGGCAGCATTGCCCTCCCCGATGGAACTTCGACATAAGATTATTCTCAAAGGCAAGAAAACCATAATCACTCTGCCGCCTGGGAACGGGGGTTCTTTGAGCAATACCGAAAGCACGTCGTCATATAGTTCATCACACGATTCGGAAACTGAAAGTACAACAAAGGGGAAGGAGAATCAGTCCTCTTCAAGCATACAGAGAATGAAAAGgatcaagaaaaagaaTGTCGTAGTGACAAGGGAGCTGCTGGCTACATGCGGGCTGCATGGTTTGAAATTTCGCAACTTCTCTCTCCCTGATTCGAAGACACCTGCACACTGCTTTTCTTTCGATGAGAAGGCTTTCGATAGCATGCAGAAGGACAAGACTTTGGAGCTGTCTATCGACAAGCACAACAGGCGGTTCCTTATGCGCGTTTACCCTCATGCGCTGAGATACAAGTCTTCGAACTTCAATCCCATCAAGTTTTGGAAACTCGGGGTGCAAATGGTCGCAGCAAACTGGCAGACCAATGATCTGGGTCAGCAAATAAACCTTGCCATGTTTCAACTATACAACCGGAAACACGGTGTCCTTCGTTCCGGCTACGTTTTGAAGCCTGCCCGTTTACTGCCGACGGTCTCAAAGGTCTTATCCATTCCTCAGATCTACAAACAAATGCAGACCGATCCCATTAAGCTAGAGCTCAAGATACTTTCGGCACAACTGTTACCCAAGCCGACAGAAATTAAGAACTCAAAGGAGGGGTCCTTCGCTCCATATGTCACTGTAGAGCTGATcagtgatgaagagctctcAAGCCCCCTCACCGTCAAGAGCGGCACCAAATATTCCGCCACTGTCGCTTGCACAGAAAACTGCAAGGAGAATGGGTTTAATCCTGTCTGGGACATGACAGTACACGCTACATTCAAGTCCTTAGACTTTGCATTTGTGAAGTTTACAGTCAAGACTGGTGAACTGCAGTTGGCAACGTCATGCTTCCGATTGCAGCTTCTGAGATCTGGCTATAGGTCCATCCCCCTCTACAACTCCGAAGGTGAGCTCTACATCTTTTCCACTTTGTTCATATATACAAGACTAGACTAA
- the ACM1 gene encoding Acm1p (ancestral locus Anc_6.2): MASPIKKRTALAGKSTNVRQTPGSIYKNNGTSSHTSPSKRSQVNVSYALTNSPVRSLSFSPRKNHNSAIFTFHEETPSERAATLMMHMSLNKRALSNPDENDASAVKENMSPSKASRLGELPQRSPKRKRLQDLSITEYMGFVEQPHSGQIAPLTLHYKHKTVLPSFVTPPRDQRLREFFATSSSDAPTPASRTTDDIPKNKVVRKLNFKICEN, translated from the coding sequence ATGGCATCACCTATAAAGAAACGGACAGCGCTTGCTGGCAAGAGCACGAATGTTAGACAGACCCCTGGAAGTATCTACAAGAACAACGGCACATCTAGTCACACTTCACCGAGCAAAAGGAGCCAGGTCAATGTGAGCTACGCGTTGACGAATAGCCCTGTCAGAAGCTTGTCTTTTTCACCCAGGAAGAACCACAACAGTGCCATATTTACGTTCCACGAGGAAACACCAtctgaaagagcagcaaCTTTGATGATGCACATGTCGCTCAACAAGCGGGCGCTCTCCAATCCCGATGAGAACGACGCTAGCGCTGTCAAGGAGAATATGTCGCCCAGCAAGGCGTCACGTCTGGGCGAATTGCCCCAGAGATCGCCCAAGAGGAAACGTCTGCAAGACCTCAGCATCACAGAATACATGGGATTCGTGGAGCAGCCTCACTCGGGTCAGATTGCACCCTTAACCTTGCATTACAAACACAAAACAGTGCTGCCAAGTTTCGTGACCCCTCCGCGAGACCAAAGGCTGCGGGAGTTCTTCGCAACCAGCAGCTCGGATGCACCAACCCCGGCCTCGCGTACCACTGACGATATCCCCAAGAATAAAGTGGTGAGGAAACtgaacttcaagatctgcGAAAACTGA
- the DIM1 gene encoding putative dimethyladenosine transferase (ancestral locus Anc_6.1): MGKAAKKKYSGAPASSKQVDAEKHLSSVFKFNTDLGQHILKNPLIAQGIVDKAQIRPSDTVLEVGPGTGNLTVRILEQAKNVVAVEMDPRMAAELTKRVRGTAAEKKLEILLGDFMKTELPYFDICISNTPYQISSPLVFKLINQPRPPRVSILMFQREFALRLIARPGDSLYCRLSANVQMWANVTHIMKVGKNNFRPPPQVESSVVRLEIKNPRPQVDYNEWDGLLRIVFVRKNRTISAGFKSSTILEILEKNYKTYLAMNNEMVDDSKGSMLEVVKQKIETVLRETGLGEKRAGKCDQNDFLKLLYAFHQAGIHFS, translated from the coding sequence ATGGGCAAagcagcaaagaagaagtactCGGGTgctccagcttcatcgAAGCAAGTTGATGCCGAGAAACATTTGAGCTCGGTGTTTAAGTTTAACACCGATTTGGGCCAACATATCCTGAAAAATCCATTGATTGCACAAGGTATTGTTGACAAGGCTCAAATAAGACCCTCAGATACGGTTTTGGAAGTTGGTCCCGGTACTGGTAACTTGACCGTACGAATTCTCGAGCAAGCGAAAAATGTTGTCGCTGTGGAGATGGACCCGAGAATGGCAGCAGAGTTGACCAAGAGAGTTCGAGGAACagctgctgagaagaagttggagaTTCTTCTCGGTGATTTCATGAAGACGGAACTGCCCTACTTTGATATTTGCATAAGTAACACGCCGTATCAAATTTCATCGCCGTTGgtcttcaagctcatcaatcaaCCAAGACCGCCACGGGTGTCGATCCTAATGTTCCAAAGAGAATTTGCCTTGCGGTTGATTGCCAGGCCCGGAGACTCACTTTACTGTAGACTATCGGCCAACGTCCAGATGTGGGCTAACGTTACTCACATAATGAAGGTGGGCAAGAACAATTTCAGGCCTCCGCCACAGGTGGAATCTAGTGTTGTGAGACTAGAGATCAAAAATCCCAGACCACAAGTTGATTACAACGAATGGGATGGTCTGCTGAGGATCGTTTTTGTCAGAAAGAACCGTACCATCTCAGCTGGGTTCAAGTCATCCACCATTCTGGAAATTTTAGAGAAAAATTACAAGACCTATCTAGCAATGAACAATGAGATGGTCGATGACTCCAAGGGCTCGATGTTAGAAGTGGTCAAGCAAAAGATCGAGACTGTGTTGAGGGAAACAGGACTTGGAGAAAAGAGAGCCGGTAAATGCGATCAGAacgacttcttgaaattgcTCTATGCCTTCCACCAAGCCGGTATCCATTTTTCATGA
- the JEN1 gene encoding monocarboxylate/H+ symporter: MFATADTNKDRLFHNPSLPEETARDALDDAELEQVFSEDREVEYREDSEEMPPITWYSIRRYAVTRFTSLAHVHSVSWHNLNPIPELRKMSLQNWNYFFMGYLAWLCAAWAFFCVSVSAGSLSQLYGKSTHDITWGLSLVLFVRSAGAVIFGFWTDRYSRKWPFIACLLIFAVAQLCTPFCDTYNKFLGVRWLTGISMGGIYACASATAIEDAPVKARSFLSGLFFSAYAMGFIFAIIFNRAFIHVNGADSWKIQFWFSTFLPVLLSAWRLLWPETRYFSKVLKARTLMQRDAIEANGGRPLPKISAGERFQKVKATVRKYWIHFVYLVILLVGPNYLTHSSQDLLPTMLRSQLGLSEDAVTVIVVVTNIGAICGGMIFGQLMEITGRRLSLLIACTMGGCFIYPAFMLRTKEAILGAGFMAYFCVFAVWGVLPIHMAELAPADARALVSGLAYQLGNLASAASATIETQLADRFPYEKNAQGETTKHDYAKVMAILTGAVFIFTFVCVFVGHEKFHRDLSSPVMKKYISEVETLEADGVSINEYVDKEMKLESTAMNLCDSSVSKTSEEQIERV; the protein is encoded by the coding sequence ATGTTTGCCACTGCTGACACTAACAAGGACCGCCTTTTCCATAATCCTTCGCTTCCCGAAGAGACGGCGCGGGACGCGCTCGACGACGCTGAGCTAGAACAGGTGTTCAGCGAAGATCGCGAGGTCGAATACCGGGAGGACAGCGAGGAGATGCCTCCAATCACATGGTACAGCATACGCCGGTATGCTGTGACGAGATTCACGTCTCTGGCGCACGTTCACAGCGTCTCGTGGCACAACTTGAACCCGATCCCAGAGTTGCGAAAGATGAGTTTGCAGAACTGGAACTACTTCTTTATGGGCTACCTGGCGTGGCTCTGTGCTGCTTGGGCTTTCTTTTGCGTGTCTGTGAGCGCGGGATCGCTAAGTCAGCTTTATGGCAAGTCTACACACGATATCACCTGGGGGCTGTCGCTGGTGCTGTTTGTTCGTTCAGCTGGAGCGGTGATCTTTGGATTTTGGACCGATCGCTACTCGCGTAAATGGCCGTTTATCGCATGTCTGCTGATCTTCGCCGTGGCACAGCTGTGTACTCCGTTCTGCGATACGTACAACAAGTTTCTCGGGGTCCGCTGGCTGACCGGTATCTCAATGGGCGGTATCTATGCGTGTGCCTCTGCAACCGCGATCGAGGATGCACCCGTCAAGGCAAGATCGTTCCTCTCTGGATTGTTCTTCTCGGCCTACGCGATGGGCTTTATCTTTgcgatcatcttcaacaggGCCTTCATTCATGTCAACGGGGCCGACTCATGGAAAATCCAATTCTGGTTTAGCACTTTCCTGCCAGTGCTGCTCTCCGCTTGGAGACTGTTGTGGCCAGAGACTCGCTACTTCAGCAAAGTGCTCAAGGCCAGGACGCTGATGCAGCGCGATGCGATCGAGGCCAACGGCGGTAGACCACTTCCCAAGATCAGCGCCGGGGAAAGATTCCAGAAAGTTAAGGCCACTGTCAGGAAATACTGGATCCATTTCGTCTATTTGGTCATCCTGCTGGTTGGTCCCAACTACTTGACACATTCTTCACAGGATTTGCTGCCCACTATGCTTCGTTCTCAATTGGGACTGTCTGAGGATGCGGTCACGGTGATCGTCGTCGTCACCAATATCGGTGCAATCTGCGGCGGTATGATCTTCGGACAGTTGATGGAAATCACGGGCAGAAGGCTCAGCCTGCTGATCGCTTGTACCATGGGAGGCTGTTTTATCTATCCGGCATTCATGTTAAGAACCAAAGAGGCCATCCTTGGCGCTGGCTTCATGGCTTATTTCTGTGTGTTTGCGGTTTGGGGTGTGTTGCCCATTCACATGGCGGAGCTGGCGCCCGCTGATGCGAGGGCCTTGGTGTCAGGCCTAGCTTATCAACTCGGAAACTTGGCATCGGCCGCTTCAGCTACGATCGAAACTCAGCTTGCCGACAGATTCCCATACGAGAAAAATGCCCAAGGTGAAACTACCAAGCATGATTATGCCAAGGTTATGGCCATTTTGACCGGAGCTGTGTTCATCTTCACTTTCGTATGTGTCTTCGTTGGCCACGAAAAGTTCCACCGTGATCTGTCATCACCCGTCATGAAGAAGTACATCAGCGAAGTGGAAACCTTGGAGGCTGATGGTGTCTCAATCAATGAATATGTGGACAAAGAGATGAAATTGGAAAGTACAGCAATGAACCTGTGCGACTCTTCTGTATCGAAGACATCTGAAGAACAAATCGAGAGAGTCTGA
- the DIP5 gene encoding dicarboxylic amino acid permease, which yields MNSSKKKYESSVNLAGCLRMIEQVYTADSSTEGVYYDRDHRAKDEKKVNRVEIDVDWENAKTESQPYYDGDGKEEGTRLKKDLKARHISMIAIGGSLGTGLLIGTGTALATAGPVSCLIAYSFIGVLVFFTMACLGEMATFIPLDGFTSYASRYCDPALGFAVGYSYLCKYLIITPNQLTAASMVIQYWIPRDQVNPGVWITIFLLVIVLINTVGVKFFGEFEFWLSSFKVVVMLGVILFLFIIMLGGGPNHDRLGFRYWKDPGPFKPYSSAISGSKGKFVAFVSVFVYALFAYLGIELTGIVAAEAQNPRRNIPRAVKLTMYRIIVFYILSIFLLGMCVAYNDPRLIAAKSKKTSAAASPFLVAVVNSGVHVLPHIFNVCVLIFVFSACNSDLYVASRSLYSLAIDGKAPKILARTNRWGIPYYALSVAVLFCLLAYMTVSSGSAQIFNYFVNVVSIFGVLSWISILITYIFFDRALRVQGIDKSTLAYAAPWQPYGAYVTLAFCVLLALIKNFTVFLGDTFDYKNFITGYIGIPVYVFCFFGYKYVKKTKFVKPHEADLYTYKASVDLEEEEWKIFEAEKRERLKNGRKNFEWFYEKFLGKIF from the coding sequence ATGAACAGCTCTaaaaaaaaatatgaaAGCTCTGTCAACTTGGCTGGATGTTTAAGGATGATTGAGCAGGTCTATACAGCGGACAGCAGCACGGAGGGGGTGTATTACGATCGCGACCACCGGGCTAAGGATGAAAAGAAAGTTAATAGAGTAGAGATCGATGTGGATTGGGAAAACGCTAAGACCGAGAGTCAGCCCTATTATGACGGCGATGGGAAGGAAGAAGGGACcagactgaagaaggatcTCAAGGCTAGACATATTTCTATGATAGCGATCGGTGGGTCACTGGGTACTGGATTGCTCATCGGTACCGGTACCGCCCTAGCAACAGCGGGTCCTGTGTCTTGTCTGATCGCCTATAGTTTTATTGGTGTTTTGGTATTTTTCACTATGGCATGTCTGGGGGAGATGGCTACCTTTATCCCGCTGGATGGGTTTACCAGTTATGCTAGCCGGTACTGTGACCCTGCACTTGGGTTTGCTGTAGGATACAGCTACCTCTGTAAATATTTGATCATTACACCAAACCAGCTGACGGCAGCCTCGATGGTTATTCAGTATTGGATTCCTAGGGACCAAGTAAATCCCGGTGTTTGGATCACCATCTTTCTGCTGGTCATTGTGCTGATAAATACAGTCGGTGTTAAATTCTTCGGAGAATTTGAGTTTTGGCTTTCTAGTTTTAAAGTTGTCGTCATGCTAGGTGTTAtcctctttcttttcatcatcatgCTTGGCGGTGGACCTAATCATGATAGGCTCGGATTCCGTTACTGGAAAGACCCCGGCCCTTTCAAGCCATATTCTAGTGCAATCAGTGGTTCTAAGGGTAAATTTGTCGCTTTTGTCTCGGTATTCGTGTATGCCTTATTCGCATACCTGGGTATTGAGCTGACTGGTATCGTTGCCGCGGAGGCGCAAAACCCTAGAAGGAACATCCCAAGAGCTGTCAAATTAACAATGTACCGTATCATTGTTTTCTACATTTTGAGCATCTTTCTGCTAGGCATGTGTGTCGCATACAATGACCCACGGCTTATCGCTGCTAAGAGCAAGAAAACATCAGCTGCGGCTTCACCATTTCTTGTGGCCGTCGTCAATTCAGGTGTACATGTTCTCCCTCACATCTTCAACGTTTGCGTCCTAATCTTCGTTTTCAGCGCTTGTAATTCAGATCTTTACGTTGCCTCGAGGAGCCTTTACAGTTTGGCTATCGATGGAAAGGCAccaaaaattttggctAGAACTAACAGATGGGGGATCCCGTACTATGCGTTGTCGGTTGCTGTTCTCTTCTGTCTGCTCGCCTACATGACGgtttcttctggatcagCTCAGATTTTCAACTACTTCGTCAATGTCGTGTCCATATTTGGTGTGTTAAGTTGGATCTCTATCTTGATCACTTACATTTTTTTCGACAGGGCTTTGAGAGTGCAAGGAATTGATAAATCAACTTTGGCATACGCAGCACCATGGCAGCCATATGGGGCTTATGTGACCTTGGCCTTCTGTGTTCTTTTGGCATTGATCAAGAATTTTACAGTCTTCCTGGGCGATACCTTCGATTATAAGAATTTTATTACAGGTTACATCGGTATTCCAGTGTACGTCTTTTGTTTCTTTGGCTACAAGTAtgtgaagaagacgaaatTCGTCAAACCTCATGAGGCAGATCTGTACACTTACAAGGCAAGCGTTGAtctggaggaagaggagtGGAAAATCTTTGAGGCCGAAAAGCGGGAAAGGCTCAAGAATGGTCGTAAGAATTTTGAGTGGTTCTACGAGAAATTTTTGGGTAAAATCTTTTAA
- the SIT1 gene encoding siderophore transporter, with the protein MSGSGLSSQMKAETWSESSYPFNEPPLDDKDAGVHNIEVYAAQYEHFGYKVLLFFSIFLIAYAYGLDGNIRYTFQTLATNSYSQHSLLATVNCVIAVIAAPGQICFARAADIFGRATILFIAVVFYCMGTIIESQATTVPRFAAGACFYRLGMTGIVLILETIAMDFSHLNWRLLASFVPALPFIINTWISGNVTSAVGSNWKWGIGMWAFILPLSCIPLACCMLHMRYLAQKNAKQQLKGEFKMLKTMSWAEYIIEIFFWRLDLPGLILICVTFGCILIPFTLAGGLQDKWKTAGIIAPEVIGWVIALPLYMIWESLYARHPLTPFKLVKDRGIFSALIIAFHINFIWYMQGDYMFTVLLVAVNESVKSATRITNLYSFVSVITGTMLGFVLIKVRRTKPFILFGIGCWFVSFGLLVYYRGDVGSHSGIIGSLCLLGFGAGFFTYTTQASIQASTKLHQDMAVITSLYLATYNVGSAVGSAVSGAIWTNLLPEQVEKRLANSTLSAQAYSAPLVFIETYTWKTPERQGVVAAYRYVQKILCIVGLCFCAPLLLSAFFLRNHKLENVVALADLDEKKSLEDDKTADF; encoded by the coding sequence ATGTCTGGGAGCGGACTGAGCAGTCAAATGAAAGCGGAAACCTGGAGCGAGTCCAGCTATCCATTCAACGAACCTCCATTGGACGACAAGGATGCAGGTGTGCACAATATCGAGGTTTACGCCGCGCAGTATGAGCACTTCGGTTACAAAGttcttttgttcttttcTATCTTCCTGATTGCATATGCGTACGGACTGGACGGTAACATCCGGTACACATTTCAGACGTTGGCAACGAACTCCTACTCTCAGCATTCTTTGCTGGCGACCGTTAACTGTGTCATCGCAGTGATTGCGGCGCCAGGCCAGATCTGCTTTGCAAGGGCTGCTGACATATTTGGCAGAGCGACGATCCTTTTCATAGCCGTTGTGTTCTATTGTATGGGGACAATTATAGAAAGTCAGGCTACCACCGTGCCACGCTTCGCTGCCGGGGCTTGTTTCTACAGACTTGGCATGACTGGTATCGTTCTCATACTGGAAACCATCGCAATGGATTTCTCCCATTTGAACTGGAGATTGTTAGCATCATTTGTGCCCGCTTTAcccttcatcatcaataCTTGGATTAGTGGCAATGTGACGAGCGCTGTAGGTAGCAATTGGAAATGGGGGATCGGTATGTGGGCATTCATCTTACCTCTCTCGTGCATCCCACTTGCCTGCTGCATGTTGCATATGAGGTACTTAGCTCAGAAGAACGCCAAACAACAACTGAAAGGCGAATTTAAGATGTTGAAGACGATGTCGTGGGCTGAATATATAAttgagatcttcttctggagaTTAGACTTGCCCGGtttgatcttgatctgtGTGACCTTCGGTTGTATTTTAATCCCATTTACTTTGGCTGGCGGGCTGCAAGACAAGTGGAAAACCGCAGGCATCATTGCTCCTGAAGTGATAGGTTGGGTAATTGCTCTGCCTTTGTACATGATTTGGGAGTCTCTTTACGCTAGACATCCGTTGACACCCTTTAAACTGGTGAAGGACCGCGGTATATTTTCAGCGTTGATTATCGCTTTCCATATCAACTTCATCTGGTACATGCAAGGCGACTACATGTTCACTGTGTTGCTGGTTGCCGTAAATGAATCCGTAAAGTCTGCAACAAGAATCACTAACTTGTATTCCTTCGTTTCCGTGATTACAGGTACGATGCTGGGTTTCGTCCTGATCAAAgtgagaagaacaaaaCCTTTCATCTTGTTCGGCATAGGTTGCTGGTTCGTGTCCTTTGGCTTGCTGGTTTATTATCGCGGTGATGTCGGCTCCCACTCCGGCATCATAGGGTCTCTATGCTTGCTGGGCTTTGGTGCTGGTTTCTTCACCTACACGACACAGGCTTCGATTCAGGCGTCCACTAAACTGCACCAGGACATGGCTGTCATCACTTCTCTGTACTTGGCAACCTACAACGTTGGTTCAGCTGTTGGGTCAGCTGTTTCAGGTGCAATCTGGACCAACTTACTGCCTGAACAGGTCGAGAAAAGACTCGCAAACTCAACTCTGAGTGCACAGGCCTATTCAGCACCCTTGGTGTTCATTGAGACTTACACATGGAAAACGCCAGAGAGACAAGGTGTGGTCGCGGCTTACCGATACgtgcagaagatcttgtGCATCGTTGGTCTATGCTTCTGCGCACCGTTGCTGTTGTCTGCATTCTTTTTGAGAAATCATAAGCTAGAGAACGTTGTCGCCCTTGCAGatcttgatgaaaagaagtCTTTAGAAGATGATAAGACTGCGGATTTCTAA